One Cystobacter ferrugineus genomic window, CAGCGCCATCTGCGCGCGCCTGCTGTGAGCCCCGCCGTGCTTCCCACCGTGCTCCTCAGGGAGCGCTGACCGGCAGCTCCACGCGGCCCTCGGGGTAGAGGGCGGTGAGCTTGCCTCCACGCAGCTCCAGCGCCGCGAGGTGGTGGCCGTAGCCGGTGCTCAGGCCGGTGTCGATGAACACCGCCTTGCCGCCCCAGCGCGTGCGGATCTTCCCCTCTCGCTCGGTGGTGTGACCCATCACCATGCGCCTGGCGCCGAAGCGGGCGAGCACGGTGTCGAGCGCCGCCTGCGTGTCCTCGTTCCCGAGCGCGTAACCCCGGAACCACAGGGGTCCCTCCGGCGACGTCGCGCCCCCGGGAGGCTGGCCCTCGGTCAGGTCCTGCCGCACCCAGCGGTTGAGCTCGGCCAGCGTCTGGGCGGGCACTCCGGGAGCGATGCCACCGTGCACGAAGAGGGTGTCGTTGATGCGCACCGCCGCGGCATGGGTGCGCAGCCATCGCCCATAGCGCCCCTGGGGCCCGTAGGCGGCCCGGTGCCCGGCCAGTCCCCCCTCGGTGGGTCCGCCCGCCAGATCCGCGAACGAGGCCAGCTCTCCGGGCGTGGCGTAGCGCAGGTCGCCGAGCATGTTCATCACCTCGTGGTTGCCCAGCAGCGCATGCACCCGGCCACCCGCGGCGAGCGCCTCCTTCTCCAGCCGCATCAGCAAGTCATAGGCCTCGCGCGTCTGGTCTCCCCGGTCGGGAATGTCTCCCGTCTGCACCAGGTGCGTCTTGCCCCCGCTCCAGCGCCCCCGGGCGTCGATGAGCCCGGCCAGCTTCAGCACGGCCTTCAACGCGTCCACGTCTCCGTGCACGTCACCCACCGCCACCACGCGCTCCACGCCGGAGAAGGTATCCGGGGCGTCTTGTTTCGCGCGCGACGGGAGCGACGGGGGGGCCGCCGCGAGCAGCAAGGGAATCATCAACACCAGGAGTCCTGGGCGGGGGGCGGGGGACGACATGGCTTCTTCCTCACGAGGGGGTCCATACACGAACGCGAACGGCGCGAGCAGGTCATCTCGCCTGCCCGCGCCGTCCCTGTCCAGCGACTCCGAAG contains:
- a CDS encoding metallophosphoesterase, whose amino-acid sequence is MSSPAPRPGLLVLMIPLLLAAAPPSLPSRAKQDAPDTFSGVERVVAVGDVHGDVDALKAVLKLAGLIDARGRWSGGKTHLVQTGDIPDRGDQTREAYDLLMRLEKEALAAGGRVHALLGNHEVMNMLGDLRYATPGELASFADLAGGPTEGGLAGHRAAYGPQGRYGRWLRTHAAAVRINDTLFVHGGIAPGVPAQTLAELNRWVRQDLTEGQPPGGATSPEGPLWFRGYALGNEDTQAALDTVLARFGARRMVMGHTTEREGKIRTRWGGKAVFIDTGLSTGYGHHLAALELRGGKLTALYPEGRVELPVSAP